A genomic region of Pseudomonas sp. MPC6 contains the following coding sequences:
- a CDS encoding BolA family protein, with translation MQATEVKSFLEGKLPGTLVEVEGEGCNFQLNVISDELAALSPVKRQQQIYAHLNPWITDGSIHAVTMKFFSSAAWAERT, from the coding sequence ATGCAGGCCACCGAAGTAAAGAGCTTCCTTGAAGGAAAGCTGCCCGGAACGTTGGTAGAAGTTGAAGGCGAAGGCTGCAACTTTCAGCTGAACGTGATTAGCGATGAACTGGCGGCGTTGAGCCCGGTGAAGCGTCAGCAGCAGATCTATGCCCATTTGAACCCATGGATCACCGATGGCAGCATCCATGCGGTCACTATGAAATTTTTCAGCAGCGCGGCCTGGGCCGAGCGCACCTGA
- the murA gene encoding UDP-N-acetylglucosamine 1-carboxyvinyltransferase, which produces MDKLIITGGVRLDGEIRISGAKNSALPILAATLLCDGPVTVANLPHLHDITTMIELFGRMGIEPVIDEKLSVEIDPRTIKTLIAPYELVKTMRASILVLGPMVARFGEAEVALPGGCAIGSRPVDLHIRGLEAMGAVIDVEGGYIKAKAPEGGLRGAHFFFDTVSVTGTENIMMAAALAKGRSVLANAAREPEVIDLANFLNAMGAKITGAGTDTITIDGVERLHPTTYKVMPDRIETGTYLVAAAVTGGRVKVKDTDPTILEAVLEKLRESGAEITCGEDWIELNMHGKRPKAVNVRTAPYPAFPTDMQAQFISLNAIAEGTGAVIETIFENRFMHVYELHRMGAKIQVEGNTAIVTGTEKLKGAPVMATDLRASASLVISALIAEGDTLIDRIYHIDRGYECIEEKLQMLGAKIRRVPG; this is translated from the coding sequence ATGGATAAATTGATTATTACCGGTGGCGTTCGTCTTGATGGCGAAATCCGCATCTCCGGGGCAAAGAACTCTGCCCTGCCGATCCTGGCTGCCACCTTGCTGTGCGATGGCCCGGTGACCGTGGCCAACCTGCCGCACCTGCACGACATCACCACCATGATCGAGCTGTTCGGTCGCATGGGCATCGAGCCGGTGATCGACGAGAAGCTCAGCGTCGAAATCGACCCGCGCACCATCAAGACCCTGATCGCCCCGTACGAACTGGTTAAAACCATGCGTGCGTCGATCCTGGTGCTGGGCCCGATGGTTGCCCGTTTCGGTGAAGCCGAAGTCGCACTGCCTGGCGGTTGCGCCATCGGTTCGCGTCCGGTTGACCTGCACATCCGCGGCCTTGAGGCCATGGGCGCAGTCATCGACGTCGAAGGCGGCTACATCAAGGCCAAGGCGCCTGAAGGCGGCCTGCGCGGTGCGCACTTCTTCTTCGATACCGTCAGCGTGACCGGTACCGAAAACATCATGATGGCCGCCGCACTGGCCAAGGGCCGCAGCGTGCTGGCAAACGCCGCTCGCGAACCTGAAGTCATCGACCTGGCGAACTTCCTGAACGCCATGGGCGCCAAGATCACTGGCGCCGGCACCGACACCATCACCATCGATGGCGTCGAGCGTCTGCACCCGACCACTTACAAGGTGATGCCCGACCGTATCGAGACCGGCACCTACCTGGTGGCCGCAGCGGTCACCGGCGGTCGTGTGAAGGTCAAGGACACGGATCCGACCATCCTTGAAGCCGTCCTCGAAAAACTCCGCGAATCGGGTGCCGAAATCACCTGCGGCGAAGACTGGATCGAGCTGAACATGCACGGCAAGCGGCCAAAAGCGGTCAACGTGCGTACGGCGCCGTACCCGGCGTTCCCGACCGACATGCAGGCACAGTTCATCTCCCTCAACGCCATTGCCGAAGGCACCGGTGCCGTGATCGAGACGATCTTCGAAAACCGCTTCATGCACGTTTACGAACTGCACCGCATGGGCGCCAAGATCCAGGTCGAAGGCAACACCGCCATCGTCACCGGTACCGAGAAGCTCAAGGGCGCGCCAGTGATGGCCACCGACCTGCGTGCATCGGCCAGCCTGGTCATCTCGGCGCTGATCGCCGAAGGCGACACCCTGATCGACCGCATCTACCACATAGACCGTGGTTACGAGTGCATCGAAGAGAAACTGCAGATGCTCGGCGCCAAGATCCGCCGCGTACCGGGCTAG
- the cysN gene encoding sulfate adenylyltransferase subunit CysN, producing the protein MSHVSDLISEDILAYLGQHERKEMLRFLTCGNVDDGKSTLIGRLLHDSKMIYEDHLEAITRDSKKVGTTGDDIDLALLVDGLQAEREQGITIDVAYRYFSTAKRKFIIADTPGHEQYTRNMATGASTCDLAIILIDARYGVQTQTRRHSFIASLLGIKHIVVAVNKMDINGFDQSVFESIKADYLKFAEGIAFKPTTMAFVPMSALKGDNVVNKSERSPWYTGQSLMEILETVEIASDRNYTDLRFPVQYVNRPNLNFRGFAGTLASGVVHKGDEVVVLPSGKSSRVKSIVTFEGELEHAGPGQAVTLTMEDEIDISRGDLLVHADNQPQVTDAFDAMLVWMAEEPMLPGKKYDIKRATSYVPGSITSIVNRVDVNTLEEGPASSLNLNEIGRVKVSLDAAIALDGYASNRTTGSFIVIDRLTNGTVAAGMIIAQPLSHGTSTHHGKLAHVATEERAQRFGQQPATVLFSGLSGAGKSTLAYAVERKLFDMGRAVFVLDGQNLRHDLNKGLPQDRAGRTENWRRAAHVARQFNEAGLVTLAAFVAPSAEGREQARELIGKERLLTVYVQASPTVCAERDPQGLYAAAGDNIPGDSFPYDVPLDADLVVDTQSLSLEESVKQVLDLLRQRGAI; encoded by the coding sequence ATGTCGCACGTATCTGATTTGATCAGCGAGGACATCCTCGCCTACCTGGGCCAGCACGAACGCAAGGAAATGCTGCGCTTTCTGACCTGTGGCAACGTCGACGACGGCAAGAGCACCCTGATCGGGCGCCTGCTGCACGACTCCAAGATGATCTACGAAGATCACCTGGAAGCCATCACCCGCGACTCGAAAAAAGTCGGCACCACCGGTGACGACATCGACCTGGCCTTGCTGGTCGACGGCCTGCAGGCCGAGCGTGAGCAGGGCATCACCATCGATGTCGCCTACCGCTATTTCTCCACCGCCAAACGCAAGTTCATCATCGCCGACACCCCCGGCCATGAGCAGTACACCCGCAACATGGCCACCGGTGCGTCCACCTGTGACCTGGCGATCATCCTGATCGACGCCCGTTACGGCGTGCAGACCCAGACCCGTCGCCACAGCTTTATCGCGTCGTTGCTGGGGATCAAACACATTGTGGTGGCCGTCAACAAGATGGACATCAATGGCTTTGACCAAAGCGTGTTCGAGTCGATCAAGGCCGATTACCTGAAGTTCGCCGAAGGCATCGCCTTCAAGCCGACCACCATGGCCTTCGTGCCGATGTCGGCGCTCAAGGGCGACAACGTGGTGAACAAGTCCGAGCGCTCGCCGTGGTACACCGGCCAGTCGCTGATGGAAATTCTCGAAACCGTCGAAATCGCCAGCGACCGCAACTACACCGACCTGCGTTTCCCGGTGCAGTACGTCAACCGTCCGAACCTGAACTTCCGTGGTTTCGCCGGCACCCTGGCCAGCGGTGTCGTGCACAAGGGCGACGAAGTCGTGGTGCTGCCGTCGGGCAAGAGCAGCCGGGTGAAATCCATCGTCACCTTCGAAGGTGAACTGGAACACGCAGGTCCTGGCCAAGCGGTGACGCTGACCATGGAAGACGAGATCGACATCTCCCGCGGCGACTTGCTGGTACACGCCGACAACCAGCCGCAGGTGACCGACGCTTTCGACGCCATGCTGGTGTGGATGGCCGAAGAGCCGATGCTGCCGGGCAAGAAATACGACATCAAGCGCGCCACCAGTTACGTGCCGGGTTCGATCACCAGCATCGTCAACCGCGTTGACGTGAACACCCTGGAAGAAGGTCCGGCCAGTTCGTTGAACCTGAACGAGATCGGTCGGGTCAAGGTCAGCCTCGACGCCGCCATCGCACTGGATGGCTACGCGAGCAACCGCACCACCGGTTCGTTCATCGTCATCGATCGTCTGACCAATGGCACCGTGGCAGCCGGCATGATCATCGCTCAGCCGTTGAGCCATGGCACCAGCACCCACCACGGCAAACTGGCGCACGTCGCCACCGAAGAACGCGCCCAGCGCTTCGGCCAGCAACCGGCCACCGTGCTGTTCAGCGGCTTGTCGGGCGCGGGCAAAAGCACTTTGGCTTACGCTGTTGAACGCAAGCTGTTCGACATGGGCCGTGCGGTGTTTGTACTCGACGGCCAGAACCTGCGTCACGACCTGAACAAAGGTCTGCCACAGGATCGCGCCGGGCGTACCGAGAACTGGCGTCGTGCCGCGCACGTCGCGCGTCAATTCAACGAAGCCGGCCTGGTGACCCTGGCCGCCTTCGTTGCGCCAAGTGCCGAAGGTCGTGAACAGGCCCGGGAACTGATCGGCAAGGAGCGCCTGCTGACGGTCTACGTCCAGGCCTCGCCGACGGTCTGTGCCGAGCGTGACCCGCAAGGCCTGTACGCGGCGGCCGGGGACAACATCCCGGGCGACTCCTTCCCGTACGACGTGCCGCTGGACGCCGACCTCGTGGTCGACACCCAGTCGCTGTCGCTGGAAGAAAGCGTCAAGCAGGTGCTGGACCTGCTGCGTCAGCGTGGCGCGATCTAA
- the hisD gene encoding histidinol dehydrogenase gives MTAPTAIRRLNAADPDFAHHLDHLLSWESVSDDSVNQRVLDIIKTVRERGDAALVDYTRQFDGLDVASMADLILPRERLELALTRITVPQREALEKAASRVRSYHEKQKQDSWSYTEADGTVLGQKVTPLDRAGLYVPGGKASYPSSVLMNAIPAKVAGVTEVVMVVPTPRGEINELVLAAACIAGVDRVFTIGGAQAVAALAYGTESVPKVDKVVGPGNIYVATAKRHVFGQVGIDMIAGPSEILVVCDGKTDPDWIAMDLFSQAEHDEDAQAILVSPDAEFLDQVAASIARLLPTMERAEIIETSINGRGALIKVRDMDQAIEVANRIAPEHLELSVADPQAWLPQIRHAGAIFMGRHTSEALGDYCAGPNHVLPTSGTARFSSPLGVYDFQKRSSIIFCSEQGASELGKTASVLARGESLTAHARSAEYRIVDEDFPQGQGN, from the coding sequence ATGACCGCACCGACTGCAATTCGCCGACTCAACGCTGCTGACCCGGATTTCGCACATCATCTGGATCATCTGCTGAGCTGGGAAAGTGTGTCCGACGACTCGGTCAATCAGCGCGTGCTGGACATCATCAAGACCGTGCGTGAGCGTGGCGATGCGGCGCTGGTGGACTACACCCGGCAGTTCGACGGCCTGGACGTTGCCTCCATGGCCGACCTGATCCTGCCGCGCGAGCGCCTGGAACTGGCCCTGACGCGGATCACCGTGCCCCAGCGCGAAGCCCTGGAAAAAGCCGCGTCCCGCGTGCGCAGCTACCACGAAAAGCAGAAGCAGGACTCCTGGAGCTACACCGAAGCCGATGGCACGGTGCTGGGCCAGAAGGTCACGCCGCTGGATCGCGCCGGTCTGTACGTACCCGGTGGCAAGGCGTCGTATCCGTCCTCGGTACTGATGAACGCGATTCCGGCCAAGGTGGCCGGCGTGACCGAAGTGGTCATGGTCGTGCCGACTCCCCGCGGTGAAATCAACGAGCTGGTGTTGGCCGCGGCCTGCATCGCCGGTGTCGACCGCGTCTTCACCATCGGTGGCGCGCAAGCGGTCGCCGCGCTGGCTTATGGCACCGAAAGCGTGCCGAAGGTCGACAAGGTGGTCGGGCCGGGCAACATCTATGTCGCCACCGCCAAGCGCCACGTGTTCGGCCAGGTCGGTATCGACATGATCGCCGGCCCCTCGGAAATCCTCGTGGTGTGCGACGGCAAGACCGATCCGGACTGGATCGCCATGGACCTGTTCTCCCAGGCCGAGCACGACGAAGACGCCCAGGCGATCCTGGTCAGCCCGGACGCCGAGTTCCTCGACCAGGTCGCCGCCAGCATCGCCAGACTGCTGCCGACCATGGAGCGCGCCGAGATCATCGAAACCTCGATCAACGGCCGCGGCGCGCTGATCAAGGTCCGCGACATGGACCAGGCCATCGAAGTGGCCAACCGCATCGCGCCGGAACACCTGGAGTTGTCGGTCGCCGATCCGCAAGCCTGGCTGCCGCAGATCCGTCACGCCGGCGCGATCTTCATGGGCCGTCACACCTCGGAAGCCCTGGGCGACTACTGCGCCGGTCCGAACCACGTGCTGCCGACTTCCGGCACTGCACGGTTCTCCTCGCCGCTGGGTGTGTACGACTTCCAGAAACGCTCGTCGATCATCTTCTGCTCCGAGCAGGGTGCGTCGGAGCTGGGCAAGACCGCTTCCGTGCTGGCCCGTGGCGAGTCGTTGACCGCCCACGCGCGAAGCGCCGAATACCGCATCGTTGACGAAGACTTTCCACAAGGGCAGGGGAACTGA
- the hisG gene encoding ATP phosphoribosyltransferase produces MLTIALSKGRILDDTLPLLAEAGIVPTENPDKSRKLIIPTTQADVRLLIVRATDVPTYVEHGAADLGVAGKDVLMEYGGQGLYEPLDLRIALCKLMTAGRVGDVEPKGRLRVATKFVNVAKRYYAEQGRQVDIIKLYGSMELAPLIGLADKIIDVVDTGNTLRANGLEPQDFIADISSRLIVNKASMKMQHARIQALIDTLRKAVESRHRG; encoded by the coding sequence ATGTTGACCATCGCACTGTCCAAGGGCCGCATCCTTGACGACACCCTGCCGCTTCTGGCTGAAGCGGGCATCGTGCCGACCGAGAATCCGGACAAGAGCCGCAAGCTGATCATTCCCACGACCCAGGCCGATGTGCGCCTGCTGATCGTGCGCGCCACCGATGTGCCGACTTACGTCGAGCATGGTGCCGCCGACCTCGGTGTCGCCGGTAAAGATGTGCTGATGGAATACGGCGGCCAGGGTTTGTACGAGCCGCTGGATCTGCGTATTGCCCTCTGCAAGCTGATGACCGCTGGCCGTGTCGGCGATGTCGAGCCCAAGGGCCGGTTGCGGGTGGCGACCAAGTTCGTCAACGTTGCCAAGCGCTACTATGCCGAACAGGGCCGTCAGGTCGACATCATCAAGCTCTACGGCTCGATGGAACTGGCTCCGCTGATCGGTCTGGCGGACAAGATCATCGACGTGGTCGACACCGGCAACACCCTGCGCGCAAACGGCCTGGAGCCGCAGGATTTCATTGCCGACATCAGCTCTCGCCTGATCGTCAACAAGGCGTCGATGAAAATGCAGCACGCCCGTATCCAGGCGTTGATCGACACCCTGCGCAAGGCAGTGGAGTCTCGACACCGCGGCTGA
- a CDS encoding STAS domain-containing protein, with translation MSVSAIRMNNAGELLLSGMLDYRTGPGLRKQGQALIKSSKAATLVVDCSAVLKSSSVGLSLLLCFMRDAEAAGKAWSIRGMPEDMREIAQVSELTELLAQP, from the coding sequence ATGAGTGTGTCGGCCATTCGCATGAACAACGCCGGCGAGTTGCTGCTCAGCGGCATGCTGGACTACCGCACCGGCCCCGGCCTGCGCAAGCAGGGCCAGGCGCTGATCAAGTCCAGCAAGGCGGCTACATTGGTAGTCGATTGCTCGGCGGTGTTGAAGTCCAGCAGTGTCGGCTTGTCGCTGTTGCTATGCTTCATGCGCGATGCAGAGGCGGCCGGCAAGGCGTGGAGCATCCGTGGGATGCCGGAAGACATGCGCGAAATCGCTCAGGTCAGCGAATTGACCGAGCTGTTGGCGCAACCCTAA
- a CDS encoding acyltransferase — protein sequence MLDFLPAAVRGVIASLLLALNTILLCSFLFCVAIFKVLPFALAQRFTRWLMSHTHEAWISNNKAWMDLVCHTRWHLSGLESLDYRHSYLITSNHQSWVDIMVLQYVLNRRIQPLKFFLKQELIWVPVIGLAWWTLGFPFMKRYSKAYLEKHPEKKGKDLATTRKTCAKFRHDSVGIFNFVEGTRFTEAKHAQQKSPFKYLLKPKAGGIAFVLDAMGEQLESIVNVTIHYPGGRPGYWDLLCGNVKDVVVHFQEVKIPPEFIGKNYEQDGEYRLQFQGWINQLWLDKDALLEQMHREYPVRK from the coding sequence ATGCTCGATTTCCTGCCTGCCGCCGTACGCGGCGTGATTGCATCGTTGTTGCTGGCACTCAATACCATCCTGCTGTGCTCGTTCCTGTTCTGCGTGGCGATCTTCAAGGTATTGCCCTTCGCCCTCGCCCAGCGCTTCACGCGCTGGCTGATGAGCCATACCCATGAAGCCTGGATCAGCAACAACAAAGCCTGGATGGACCTGGTCTGCCACACCCGCTGGCACCTCAGCGGTCTCGAAAGCCTGGACTATCGCCACTCGTACCTGATCACCAGCAATCATCAGAGCTGGGTCGACATCATGGTGCTGCAGTACGTGCTCAACCGGCGCATCCAGCCGCTGAAGTTCTTTCTCAAGCAGGAGCTGATCTGGGTCCCGGTGATTGGCCTGGCCTGGTGGACGCTGGGCTTTCCGTTCATGAAGCGCTACTCCAAGGCCTACCTGGAAAAGCACCCGGAGAAGAAAGGCAAGGACCTGGCAACCACGCGCAAGACCTGTGCGAAGTTCCGCCATGACTCGGTGGGCATTTTCAATTTCGTCGAAGGCACGCGCTTTACCGAAGCCAAACATGCGCAGCAGAAATCCCCGTTCAAGTACCTGCTCAAGCCCAAGGCCGGTGGCATCGCGTTTGTTCTGGATGCGATGGGCGAGCAGCTGGAGTCGATCGTCAACGTGACGATTCACTACCCGGGGGGACGTCCGGGGTATTGGGATTTGCTCTGCGGGAACGTGAAGGATGTGGTGGTGCACTTCCAGGAGGTGAAGATTCCGCCGGAGTTTATCGGCAAGAATTATGAGCAGGATGGGGAGTATCGATTGCAGTTTCAGGGGTGGATCAATCAGTTGTGGTTGGATAAGGATGCGCTGCTGGAGCAGATGCATCGGGAGTATCCGGTTCGGAAGTGA
- a CDS encoding Nif3-like dinuclear metal center hexameric protein, translating to MAVALSTLVEEADRYLNSAKIADYCPNGLQVEGRPQVMRIVSGVTASQALLDAAVEANADLVLVHHGYFWKGENPCITGMKQRRLKTLLKHDISLLSYHLPLDLHPEVGNNVQLARQLDITVEGPLDPDNLKVVGLVGSLNEPLTPRDFARRVQEVMGREPLLIEGSEMIRRVGWCTGGGQGYIDQAVLAGVDLYLSGEASEQTFHSARENDISFIAAGHHATERYGVQALGDYLARRFALEHIFIDCPNPI from the coding sequence ATGGCCGTCGCCCTGAGCACCCTGGTCGAAGAAGCCGACCGTTACCTGAACAGTGCCAAGATTGCCGATTACTGCCCCAACGGCTTGCAGGTCGAAGGCCGGCCGCAGGTGATGCGCATCGTCAGTGGCGTCACCGCCAGCCAGGCGTTGCTCGACGCCGCGGTGGAGGCCAACGCCGATCTGGTGCTGGTGCATCATGGCTATTTCTGGAAGGGCGAGAATCCGTGCATCACCGGCATGAAGCAGCGTCGGTTGAAGACGTTGCTCAAGCACGATATCAGCCTGCTGTCCTACCACCTGCCGCTGGATCTGCACCCGGAAGTCGGGAACAACGTGCAGCTTGCTCGTCAGTTGGACATCACTGTCGAAGGCCCGCTGGACCCGGACAACCTCAAGGTTGTCGGCCTGGTCGGCTCCTTGAACGAACCGCTGACACCGCGGGATTTCGCCCGTCGCGTGCAGGAAGTCATGGGCCGCGAGCCATTGCTGATCGAAGGCAGCGAGATGATTCGTCGGGTGGGTTGGTGCACCGGTGGCGGCCAGGGTTACATTGACCAGGCGGTGTTGGCCGGCGTCGACCTGTACCTGTCCGGCGAAGCCTCCGAGCAAACCTTTCACAGCGCCCGGGAAAACGACATCAGCTTCATCGCCGCCGGTCACCATGCCACCGAGCGCTATGGCGTGCAGGCGTTGGGCGATTACCTGGCACGGCGTTTTGCCTTGGAACATATCTTCATCGATTGCCCGAATCCGATCTAA
- the cysD gene encoding sulfate adenylyltransferase subunit CysD, protein MVDKLTHLKQLEAESIHIIREVAAEFDNPVMLYSVGKDSAVMLHLARKAFFPGKLPFPVMHVDTQWKFKEMYAFRDRMVEELGLDLLVHVNPEGVAQGINPLTHGSAKHTDIMKTEGLKQALDKYGFDAAFGGARRDEEKSRAKERVYSFRDTKHRWDPKNQRPELWNVYNGNVNKGESIRVFPLSNWTELDIWQYIYLEGIPIVPLYFAAERDVIEMNGTWIMIDDERLLNHLSDEDKARIVKKKVRFRTLGDYPLTGAVESEATSLTDIIQEMLLTRTSERQGRVIDHDGAGSMEEKKRQGYF, encoded by the coding sequence ATGGTCGACAAACTGACGCATCTGAAACAGCTGGAGGCCGAAAGCATCCACATCATCCGCGAGGTCGCCGCCGAGTTCGATAACCCGGTGATGCTGTACTCCGTCGGTAAAGACTCCGCCGTAATGCTGCACCTCGCGCGCAAGGCATTCTTCCCGGGCAAACTGCCGTTCCCGGTGATGCACGTCGACACCCAGTGGAAGTTCAAGGAAATGTACGCGTTTCGCGACCGCATGGTCGAAGAACTTGGCCTGGACCTGCTGGTGCACGTCAATCCCGAGGGCGTGGCACAGGGCATCAACCCGCTGACCCACGGCAGCGCCAAGCACACCGATATCATGAAAACCGAAGGCCTCAAGCAGGCTCTCGACAAGTACGGTTTCGACGCCGCGTTCGGCGGTGCCCGTCGCGATGAAGAGAAGTCCCGGGCCAAAGAGCGCGTGTACTCCTTCCGTGACACCAAGCACCGCTGGGACCCGAAAAACCAGCGCCCGGAGTTGTGGAACGTCTACAACGGCAACGTCAACAAGGGCGAATCGATCCGCGTATTCCCGCTGTCGAACTGGACCGAACTGGACATCTGGCAGTACATCTACCTCGAAGGCATCCCGATCGTGCCGCTGTATTTCGCCGCCGAACGCGACGTCATCGAGATGAACGGCACCTGGATCATGATCGACGACGAACGCCTGCTCAATCACTTGAGCGACGAAGACAAGGCACGCATCGTCAAGAAAAAGGTCCGCTTCCGTACGCTCGGCGACTACCCGCTGACCGGTGCGGTCGAGTCCGAGGCCACCAGCCTGACCGACATCATTCAGGAAATGCTCCTGACGCGAACTTCCGAACGCCAGGGCCGGGTCATCGACCACGATGGCGCAGGCTCGATGGAAGAAAAGAAACGTCAGGGTTATTTCTAA
- the hisC gene encoding histidinol-phosphate transaminase, producing MSKFWSPFVKNLVPYVPGEQPKLAKLVKLNTNENPYGPSPKALAAMQTELNDNLRLYPDPNSDLLKNAVARYYGVQSNQVFLGNGSDEVLAHIFHGLLQHDQPLLFPDISYSFYPVYCGLYGIAFDAVPLDAQFQINPTDYAKPNGGIIFPNPNAPTGCLLALEAVEQILKASPDSVVVVDEAYIDFGGETAITLVDRYPNLLVTQTLSKSRSLAGLRVGLAVGHPDLIEALERIKNSFNSYPLDRLAIVGATAAFEDREHFDKTCRWVIESRDKVVGQLQAKGFEVLPSAANFIFARHPQHDAAGLAAKLREQGVIVRHFKQERIAQFLRISIGTPEQNQALIDGLADL from the coding sequence ATGAGCAAATTCTGGAGCCCGTTCGTCAAGAATCTGGTGCCTTACGTACCGGGCGAGCAGCCGAAACTGGCCAAGCTGGTGAAGCTCAATACCAATGAAAATCCGTACGGTCCATCGCCCAAGGCCCTGGCGGCGATGCAGACCGAACTGAACGACAATTTGCGCCTGTACCCGGACCCGAACAGCGATCTGCTGAAAAACGCAGTCGCCAGGTACTACGGGGTACAGAGCAATCAGGTGTTCCTCGGCAACGGTTCCGATGAAGTCCTGGCGCACATCTTCCACGGTCTGCTGCAACACGATCAGCCGCTGCTGTTCCCGGACATCAGCTACAGCTTCTACCCGGTCTACTGCGGGTTGTACGGCATCGCCTTCGACGCCGTACCGCTGGACGCGCAGTTCCAGATCAATCCGACCGACTACGCCAAACCGAACGGCGGGATCATTTTCCCTAACCCGAACGCGCCGACCGGCTGCCTGCTGGCGCTGGAAGCGGTCGAGCAAATCCTCAAGGCCAGCCCGGACTCGGTGGTCGTGGTGGATGAGGCTTATATCGATTTTGGTGGCGAGACGGCGATCACGCTGGTGGACCGTTACCCGAACCTGCTGGTGACTCAGACCCTGTCCAAGTCCCGCTCTCTGGCCGGGCTGCGGGTGGGTCTGGCGGTCGGCCATCCGGACCTGATCGAGGCACTGGAGCGGATCAAGAACAGCTTCAACTCCTATCCGCTGGATCGCCTGGCGATTGTCGGCGCGACGGCAGCATTCGAAGATCGCGAGCACTTCGACAAGACGTGCCGGTGGGTGATCGAGAGTCGCGACAAGGTGGTCGGGCAATTGCAAGCGAAGGGCTTTGAAGTGTTGCCGTCAGCGGCGAACTTCATTTTTGCTCGCCATCCGCAACACGATGCAGCGGGCCTGGCGGCGAAGTTGCGCGAGCAGGGTGTGATCGTGCGGCACTTCAAGCAAGAGCGGATTGCCCAGTTCCTGCGGATCAGCATTGGTACGCCTGAGCAGAACCAGGCGCTGATCGACGGCCTGGCCGACCTCTAA
- the algW gene encoding Do family serine endopeptidase AlgW: MLKALRFSGWPLLAGVLIALLIIQRYPQWVGLPSLDVNLQQAPQTTIMQQGPVSYADAVTTAAPSVVNLYTTKVINKPNHPLFEDPQFRRFFGDNSPKQKRMESSLGSGVIMSPEGYLLTNNHVTSGADQIVVALKDGRETLARVIGSDPETDLAVLKIDLKHLPSITVGRSDNIRIGDVALAIGNPFGVGQTVTMGIISATGRNQLGLNNYEDFIQTDAAINPGNSGGALVDANGNLTGINTAIFSKSGGSQGIGFAIPVKLAMDVMKSIIEHGQVIRGWLGIEVQPLTQELAESFGLSGRPGIVVAGIFRDGPAQKAGLQLGDVILAIDGEPAGDGRRSMNQVARIKPTDKVTIEVMRNGKELKLVAEVGLRPPPAPAPAKEKEEE, from the coding sequence ATGCTCAAGGCGCTGCGTTTTTCCGGCTGGCCGCTGTTGGCCGGCGTGCTTATCGCTCTATTGATCATCCAGCGTTACCCGCAGTGGGTCGGGCTCCCGAGCCTCGACGTCAACCTGCAGCAAGCCCCACAAACCACCATCATGCAACAGGGCCCGGTGTCCTATGCCGATGCGGTGACCACGGCCGCGCCGTCGGTGGTCAACCTGTACACCACCAAGGTCATCAACAAACCGAACCATCCGCTGTTCGAGGATCCGCAGTTCCGGCGCTTTTTCGGCGACAACTCGCCCAAGCAGAAGCGCATGGAGTCGAGCCTCGGTTCGGGCGTGATCATGAGCCCGGAAGGCTACCTGCTGACCAACAACCATGTGACCAGCGGTGCCGACCAGATCGTGGTGGCGCTCAAGGATGGCCGGGAAACCCTGGCCCGGGTGATTGGCAGCGACCCGGAAACCGACCTCGCGGTGCTGAAGATCGACTTGAAGCATCTGCCCTCGATCACCGTCGGCCGTTCCGACAATATCCGCATCGGCGACGTGGCCCTGGCCATCGGCAACCCGTTCGGCGTCGGCCAGACCGTGACCATGGGCATCATCAGTGCCACCGGGCGTAATCAGCTGGGCTTGAACAACTACGAAGACTTCATCCAGACCGATGCGGCGATCAACCCGGGCAACTCCGGCGGCGCGCTGGTGGATGCCAACGGCAACCTGACCGGCATCAACACGGCGATCTTTTCCAAGTCCGGCGGTTCGCAAGGCATCGGTTTCGCGATTCCGGTCAAGTTGGCCATGGACGTGATGAAGTCGATCATCGAGCACGGCCAGGTGATCCGCGGCTGGCTGGGGATCGAAGTGCAGCCGTTGACCCAGGAACTGGCGGAGTCCTTTGGTCTGTCCGGGCGTCCGGGAATCGTAGTGGCGGGGATTTTCCGTGATGGCCCGGCGCAGAAGGCCGGCCTGCAACTGGGCGATGTGATCCTCGCCATCGATGGCGAACCGGCTGGCGATGGCCGTCGTTCGATGAACCAGGTGGCGCGGATCAAGCCGACCGACAAGGTCACGATTGAGGTGATGCGCAACGGCAAGGAGCTCAAGCTCGTGGCGGAAGTCGGACTGCGTCCGCCGCCTGCACCGGCGCCGGCCAAAGAGAAAGAAGAAGAGTAA